GAGATCCATCGGTTGGTGCGGCTCTTTCGGGACCAGGGGGGTGCAGAAAGTGCGCCTCACCGGCGGCGAGCCGCTCCTGCGCCGACGTCTCGAGCGCCTCATCGAGATGCTGGCGTACTGGGACGATCTCGATCTGACGCTCACCACCAACGGCTCCCTGCTAAAGGACAAGGCGCGCGATCTGCGTGCGGCCGGATTGCGGCGCGTGACCGTCAGCCTCGATTCGCTCGATGACGGGGTCTTCGCGCGGATGAACGACGTGAGCTTTCCGGTGGCGAAGGTGCTCGAAGGGATCGAGTCGGCGGTCGCCGCCGGCCTCGCCCCGATCAAGGTCAACATGGTGGTCCAGCGCGGCGTGAACGAGGACAGCGTGTTGCCGATGGCGCGGTTCATGAAGGCCGAGGGTCACATCTTGCGATTCATAGAGTACATGGACGTCGGCGCCACCAACGGCTGGAAGCTCGACCAAGTGGTGCCATCGCGGACGGTCGCGGCGCGCATCGCCGCAGAGCTGCCGATCGAGCCGATCGACGCGGAGTATTCGGGCGAGGTGGCGGAACGATGGCGGTACACCGACGGTGGCGGCGAGGTCGGGTTCATCTCGTCAGTGACGCAGGCCTTCTGTAGCGGCTGTACGCGCGCGCGGTTGTCGGCCGAAGGGCAGCTCTACACCTGTCTCTTCGCGACGCACGGCACGGATTTCCGCGCGCCGATCCGGGGCGGCGCCGCGGACGACGACCTCGCCGCGATGATCCGCGCGGTGTGGGGCGTACGTGACGATCGATACTCGGAGCTGCGTGCCGGCGGCAGCGCGGGCAACGGCAAGATCGAGATGAGCTACATCGGCGGATGAAGAGGTTCCTTGCGGAGGTCGCACATGCTGGAGAGGTTACGGGAAGGCAGCGCAACGGCGTCGTTCAACCGGTGGGCCCGGTTCGAGGTGGTCCGGGTGGTCGAGGGTGAGTGCGAGCTGCGAATGGCGTGGCGGCCCGAGGACATGGGGCAGTACTCCGGGTTCCTCCACTCCGGCATGATCGCCGCCTTGCTGGACACGGCATGCGGGTTCGCGGCGGCGACGATCGCGGGATGGTCGGTGCTCGCCTCGCAGTTCTCGGTGAACTGCCTCGCCCCAGCGGTGGGGGATGAGTTCGTGGCCATTGGACGGGTCGTGAAGCCGGGCCGCAAGCAGATCTTCACCAGTGGGGAACTCCACGCGGTGCGCGACGGCGCGTCCAAGCTCGTCGCCACCGCTACCACCCTCCTCGTTCCGGCCGGATGATCAATCCCGTGC
This sequence is a window from Candidatus Eisenbacteria bacterium. Protein-coding genes within it:
- a CDS encoding PaaI family thioesterase yields the protein MLERLREGSATASFNRWARFEVVRVVEGECELRMAWRPEDMGQYSGFLHSGMIAALLDTACGFAAATIAGWSVLASQFSVNCLAPAVGDEFVAIGRVVKPGRKQIFTSGELHAVRDGASKLVATATTLLVPAG